A stretch of the Leucoraja erinacea ecotype New England unplaced genomic scaffold, Leri_hhj_1 Leri_119S, whole genome shotgun sequence genome encodes the following:
- the LOC129715478 gene encoding lysophosphatidic acid receptor 6-like, giving the protein MATGAPWTEGTMSSFWSLPTSNANLTGANSTQGCLLSADFQYIMFPVVYSLVFVLGTTSNAAALWFFFRTKETLSPSDVFMVNLAAIDLVFALTLPFRIVYHALGNEWTFGEWGCKITGSLFFANLYGSSLFLTCICVDRYIAVVHPLRSLALRRPRYRVLVCLAVWLVLAACILYLMLKGPLTSHFPDGRTACLENFSSGSWSGRISSISIVGAVIGFFMPVLVIAVCYSLIARRLLEPTAGNAVHAVKRRALRTVLVVLCVFLVCFVPYHVVQLVHTLLRLNPGPASCRIIRFTYSARRVTMALTSLNSCLDPLIYSLGRRFSPSPRAWCCGRRRRASLTITFRSKETTRSKS; this is encoded by the coding sequence ATGGCTACAGGGGCGCCCTGGACTGAGGGGACAATGTCTTCCTTCTGGTCCCTCCCGACTTCTAACGCCAACCTCACAGGTGCCAACAGCACCCAAGGGTGTCTCTTGAGCGCCGACTTCCAGTACATCATGTTCCCGGTGGTGTACAGCCTGGTTTTTGTCCTGGGCACCACCTCCAACGCCGCAGCCCTCTGGTTCTTCTTCAGGACCAAGGAGACCCTCTCGCCATCCGACGTCTTCATGGTCAACCTGGCCGCGATCGACCTCGTCTTCGCCTTGACCCTGCCGTTCAGGATCGTCTACCACGCCCTGGGCAACGAGTGGACCTTCGGCGAGTGGGGCTGCAAGATCACGGGCTCGCTGTTCTTCGCCAACCTCTACGGCAGTTCCCTGTTCCTCACCTGCATCTGCGTGGACCGCTACATCGCAGTGGTCCACCCTCTCCGCTCGCTTGCTCTCCGACGCCCCCGATACCGGGTGCTGGTCTGCCTCGCCGTCTGGCTGGTCCTCGCCGCCTGTATCCTCTACCTGATGCTCAAGGGGCCACTGACCAGCCACTTCCCCGACGGCAGGACAGCTTGCCTGGAGAATTTCTCCAGCGGCTCCTGGAGTGGCCGTATCTCAAGTATCAGCATCGTCGGGGCGGTGATTGGCTTCTTCATGCCCGTGTTGGTCATCGCAGTGTGCTACTCTCTCATCGCCCGGCGTCTATTGGAGCCGACGGCCGGCAACGCGGTCCATGCCGTGAAGAGGCGAGCACTGCGGACCGTGCTGGTAGTCCTCTGTGTCTTCCTAGTTTGCTTTGTGCcgtaccatgttgtccagttggTCCATACCCTCCTGCGCCTAAACCCGGGCCCGGCGAGCTGCCGGATCATCCGCTTCACCTACTCGGCTCGACGGGTCACCATGGCCCTGACCAGCCTCAACAGTTGCCTCGACCCCCTGATCTACTCGCTGGGACGCCGGTTCTCACCGTCACCCCGTGCCTGGTGTTGCGGCCGCCGGCGCCGAGCCTCCCTCACCATCACCTTCCGCAGCAAGGAGACCACCCGGAGCAAGAGCTAG